The following proteins are co-located in the Pseudomonas antarctica genome:
- a CDS encoding PaaI family thioesterase, which translates to MHTPSLQDTTAPEGICYGCGGSNPHGLHIKSRWDIDGVHVIAKHQPDAKYSGWPDLVYGGLIAMLVDCHSNWTAMAYHYRAEQRTPGSLPRIDCVTGNLGIKFIKPTPMGVTLSLRARVEGDVGRKSRVVCEVYAGDVLTAIGDSVFVRVDTGQLAAAAHGREG; encoded by the coding sequence ATGCACACCCCGTCTCTGCAGGACACCACCGCGCCGGAAGGCATCTGCTACGGCTGCGGCGGCAGCAACCCGCACGGCCTGCACATCAAAAGCCGTTGGGACATCGATGGCGTCCATGTGATTGCCAAGCATCAGCCGGACGCCAAATACAGCGGCTGGCCCGACCTGGTCTACGGCGGCCTGATCGCCATGCTGGTGGACTGCCATTCCAACTGGACCGCCATGGCCTACCACTATCGCGCGGAGCAACGCACGCCCGGCAGCCTGCCGCGCATCGACTGCGTGACCGGCAACCTGGGGATCAAATTTATCAAGCCGACGCCGATGGGCGTAACGCTGAGCCTGCGCGCACGGGTCGAGGGTGACGTGGGGCGCAAAAGCCGCGTGGTCTGTGAGGTGTACGCCGGTGACGTGCTCACGGCCATCGGCGACTCGGTCTTTGTGCGCGTCGACACCGGCCAATTGGCTGCCGCCGCCCATGGCCGCGAAGGCTGA
- a CDS encoding IS4 family transposase — translation MQAIRFLHRALAQALPSIHSRRLTTLMSCVSSLLQGRRLTLTALGRFMPGQAYPKHAIKRVDRLLGNQHLRAERPLFYWAMLRALLGSLKHPLILVDWSRIDASGDAFLLRAAVPLAGRSFPIYESVHERESCPKYQSRLLKTLAALLPEGCVPVLVTDAGFRRPWMKAVAAQGWYYVARIRNRELYRREENDWQPVKNLYALATSSPKSLGRVEMTRSAPHFIDLYCVRHSAKGRKHQRVTGSIARSKLSRQSARREREPWLLASNLKQEEWNPAKVVAIYKRRMQIEEGFRDVKSEHLGLGLNLHRSHCPKRIEVLLLIAALANYLIFLTGLQARENQLERRYQSNSLKERRVLSLWRLGLEYWRSCTDFGGREHLEILEHALRDEVHHQAQSLE, via the coding sequence ATGCAGGCCATCCGATTTTTACACAGAGCGCTCGCTCAAGCACTGCCTTCAATCCATTCTCGCCGCCTGACAACGCTGATGAGTTGTGTCAGTTCGTTACTGCAAGGCCGTCGCCTGACGCTGACAGCGCTGGGACGTTTTATGCCAGGGCAGGCGTATCCAAAACATGCGATCAAGCGAGTGGACCGATTGTTGGGTAATCAACACTTGAGAGCAGAGCGGCCATTGTTCTACTGGGCGATGCTGCGGGCGTTGTTGGGCTCCTTGAAGCACCCTTTAATCTTGGTCGACTGGTCGAGAATTGATGCCTCTGGCGACGCCTTTTTGTTGAGAGCCGCAGTCCCGCTTGCGGGACGCTCGTTTCCTATTTATGAAAGCGTTCATGAGCGCGAGAGTTGCCCCAAATATCAAAGTCGACTGCTCAAAACGTTGGCTGCATTACTACCTGAGGGATGCGTTCCAGTCCTGGTCACTGATGCAGGTTTCCGGCGGCCCTGGATGAAGGCCGTAGCGGCGCAGGGCTGGTATTACGTGGCCCGCATACGAAATCGTGAGCTTTATCGTCGCGAAGAAAATGACTGGCAGCCTGTGAAGAATTTGTACGCTCTGGCCACCTCATCACCTAAGTCGTTAGGCCGTGTCGAGATGACGCGTAGCGCCCCTCACTTCATCGATTTGTACTGCGTCCGCCATTCAGCCAAGGGTCGCAAGCATCAACGCGTCACCGGCTCAATTGCCAGAAGCAAGCTCAGCCGGCAGTCTGCCAGACGTGAGCGTGAACCGTGGTTGCTTGCCAGCAACCTGAAGCAAGAGGAGTGGAATCCAGCAAAAGTCGTGGCGATTTATAAGCGCCGTATGCAGATCGAAGAAGGCTTCCGAGACGTAAAAAGTGAGCACCTGGGATTGGGCCTGAATCTGCATCGAAGCCATTGTCCAAAGCGCATCGAAGTGTTGTTGTTGATTGCCGCTTTGGCCAACTACCTCATCTTCTTAACGGGGTTGCAGGCGCGGGAGAACCAATTGGAGCGGCGCTATCAAAGCAACAGCCTCAAAGAGAGGCGAGTACTTTCATTGTGGCGATTAGGTTTGGAATACTGGCGCAGTTGCACCGATTTTGGTGGCCGAGAACACTTGGAAATATTGGAGCATGCTCTGCGTGATGAGGTGCATCATCAGGCGCAGAGCTTGGAGTAA
- the yghX gene encoding YghX family hydrolase yields the protein MTRLTAKDFAPELLELYDGYAHGKLNRREFLDRAALFTFGGLTASALLAALSPNYALAEQVKFTDPDIIADYITYPSPKGNGTVRGYLVRPAKASGKLPAVVVVHENRGLNPYIEDVARRLAKAGFIALAPDGLTSVGGYPGNDEKGVELQQKVDPEKLMNDFFAAIEWLMHHDSSTGKVGITGFCYGGGVTNAAAVAYPELGAAVSFYGRQPEAKDVPRIKVPIMLHYGELDTRINEGWPAYEKALKAAGTTYEAYIYKGANHGFHNDSTPRYDEAAANLAWERTLGWFHKYLA from the coding sequence ATGACTCGTCTCACCGCGAAAGACTTTGCCCCCGAACTGCTGGAACTCTATGACGGCTACGCCCACGGCAAGCTCAACCGCCGCGAATTTCTCGACCGCGCCGCGTTGTTCACCTTCGGTGGCCTCACCGCCTCCGCGCTGCTGGCGGCACTGAGCCCCAACTATGCGCTGGCCGAACAAGTCAAATTCACCGACCCGGACATCATCGCCGACTACATCACCTACCCCTCGCCCAAAGGCAACGGCACCGTGCGCGGCTACCTCGTGCGCCCGGCCAAAGCCAGCGGCAAACTGCCCGCCGTGGTGGTTGTCCACGAAAACCGAGGCTTGAACCCCTACATCGAAGACGTCGCCCGCCGCCTGGCCAAAGCCGGCTTCATCGCCCTGGCACCCGACGGCCTCACCTCAGTGGGCGGCTACCCCGGCAACGATGAAAAAGGCGTAGAGCTGCAACAGAAAGTCGACCCCGAAAAACTCATGAACGACTTCTTCGCCGCCATCGAATGGCTGATGCACCACGACAGCAGCACCGGCAAAGTCGGGATCACCGGCTTCTGTTATGGCGGCGGCGTGACCAATGCGGCGGCGGTGGCCTATCCGGAACTGGGTGCGGCGGTGTCGTTCTATGGGCGCCAACCAGAGGCCAAGGACGTGCCACGCATAAAAGTACCGATCATGCTGCATTACGGCGAGCTGGATACGCGGATCAACGAGGGTTGGCCGGCGTATGAGAAAGCGTTGAAGGCCGCAGGCACGACCTATGAGGCGTATATCTACAAAGGCGCCAATCATGGCTTTCATAATGATTCAACGCCGAGGTATGACGAGGCGGCGGCGAACCTGGCGTGGGAAAGAACCCTCGGCTGGTTCCACAAATACCTGGCCTGA
- a CDS encoding DMT family transporter: MERTSALNPLDSSAQGWINGFIGVVIFSGSLPATRLAVMEFDPVFLTMIRATLAAVLGLCLLRLFQAKRPARNQWLPLVIVALGVVIGFPLLTALALQYVTSAHSIVFIGLLPLATAVFGVLRGGERPRPVFWLFSSLGSLLVMGYAVAQGLSAAPAGDVLMLLAVLACGLGYAEGAKLSRSLGGWQVICWALVVSLPVVAPLSLILAPSTLTGISLPAWLSLGYVALFSMLIGFVFWYRGLAQGGIAAVGQLQLLQPFFGLALAAGLLHEPVSLGMVLVTVAVIGCVAGAKRFAR; this comes from the coding sequence ATGGAACGTACCTCAGCGCTCAACCCCCTCGACAGCAGCGCCCAAGGGTGGATCAACGGTTTTATCGGCGTCGTGATTTTCAGCGGTTCATTGCCGGCCACACGCTTGGCGGTGATGGAATTCGACCCGGTGTTCCTGACCATGATCCGCGCCACCCTCGCCGCCGTGCTGGGGTTATGCCTGCTGCGGCTGTTCCAGGCGAAGCGCCCCGCGCGCAATCAATGGCTGCCCCTGGTGATTGTGGCCCTCGGCGTCGTGATCGGCTTTCCTTTGCTCACCGCCCTGGCCTTGCAGTACGTCACTTCCGCACATTCCATTGTGTTTATCGGCTTACTGCCCCTCGCCACCGCAGTGTTTGGCGTGCTGCGCGGCGGCGAGCGTCCGCGCCCGGTGTTCTGGTTATTTTCGAGCCTGGGCAGCCTGCTGGTGATGGGCTACGCCGTGGCCCAAGGCTTGAGCGCCGCCCCCGCCGGTGACGTGCTTATGCTGTTGGCGGTGTTGGCCTGTGGCCTGGGTTATGCCGAAGGCGCCAAGCTGTCGCGCAGCTTGGGTGGCTGGCAGGTGATCTGCTGGGCGTTGGTGGTGTCGCTGCCGGTGGTGGCGCCCTTGAGCCTGATCCTGGCGCCTTCGACCCTGACCGGCATCAGCCTGCCGGCCTGGCTGAGCCTGGGTTATGTGGCACTGTTCAGCATGCTGATCGGCTTTGTGTTCTGGTATCGCGGCCTGGCCCAAGGCGGCATTGCCGCCGTCGGCCAGTTGCAGTTGCTGCAACCGTTCTTCGGGCTGGCATTGGCGGCGGGCCTGCTGCATGAGCCGGTCAGCCTGGGCATGGTGCTGGTGACGGTCGCAGTGATCGGCTGCGTGGCCGGCGCGAAGCGGTTCGCCCGTTAA
- a CDS encoding DUF6124 family protein, producing the protein MSKSHSDSTRFTPDRKIFDRALSHYLQPASPQSFTVHQDLSFEDALAQICNLLRCAAATAADTTQGLSGDQRHMAGATEHLIDMARTLADRALDCLQPRA; encoded by the coding sequence ATGAGCAAAAGCCATTCGGATTCAACTCGCTTCACCCCCGACCGCAAGATCTTTGATCGCGCCCTGAGTCACTATCTGCAACCCGCTTCACCGCAATCGTTTACCGTGCATCAAGACCTAAGCTTCGAAGACGCCCTCGCCCAAATCTGCAACCTGCTGCGCTGTGCTGCGGCCACCGCTGCCGACACCACCCAAGGCCTGAGCGGCGATCAACGCCACATGGCGGGTGCAACCGAGCACCTGATCGACATGGCCCGCACACTTGCCGACCGCGCACTGGATTGCCTGCAGCCCAGGGCATAA
- a CDS encoding DUF2846 domain-containing protein, whose translation MQADVANYSLPKAAVADKGLVYVVRPSNVGMMVRFNVFLDDKEADSEMGYNRGNQYIYFFVTPGQHVISSKAENWADMPINVKAGEVVYLKQEVEMGFAVARNSLKVLSDVEGRYLVKDASLGTVAKESK comes from the coding sequence ATGCAGGCTGACGTGGCGAACTACTCGTTGCCCAAGGCCGCGGTCGCCGATAAAGGCCTGGTGTATGTCGTACGCCCAAGCAACGTGGGGATGATGGTGCGGTTCAACGTGTTCCTGGATGACAAGGAAGCCGACTCGGAGATGGGTTACAACCGTGGTAACCAGTACATTTATTTCTTCGTGACGCCGGGTCAGCACGTGATCAGTTCTAAAGCTGAAAACTGGGCTGACATGCCGATCAACGTCAAGGCCGGTGAGGTGGTTTACCTCAAGCAGGAAGTCGAAATGGGCTTCGCCGTGGCGCGCAACAGCCTCAAAGTGCTGAGCGATGTGGAAGGCCGCTATCTGGTCAAGGACGCGTCGTTGGGTACCGTGGCAAAAGAAAGCAAGTAA
- a CDS encoding IS4 family transposase, which yields MQAIRFLHRALAQALPSIHSRRLTTLMSCVSSLLQGRRLTLTALGRFMPGQAYPKHAIKRVDRLLGNQHLRAERPLFYWVMLRALLGSLKHPLILVDLSRIDASGDAFLLRAAVPFAGRSFPIYESVHERESCPKYQSRLLKTLAALLPEGCVPVLVTDAGFRRPWMKAVSAQGWYYVARIRNRELYRREKNDWQPVKNLYALATSSPKSLGRVEMTRSAPHVIDLYCVRHSAKGRKHQRVTGSIARSKLSRQSARREREPWLLASNLKQEEWNPARVVAIYKRRMQIEEGFRDVKSEHLGLGLNLHRSHCPKRIEVLLLIAALANYLIFLTGLQARENQLERRYQSNTLKERRVLSLWRLGLEYWRSCTDFGGREHLEILEHALRDEVHHQAQSLE from the coding sequence ATGCAGGCCATCCGATTTTTACACAGAGCGCTCGCTCAAGCACTGCCTTCAATCCATTCTCGCCGCCTGACAACGCTGATGAGTTGTGTCAGTTCGTTACTGCAAGGCCGTCGCCTGACGCTGACAGCGCTGGGACGTTTTATGCCAGGTCAGGCGTATCCAAAACATGCGATCAAGCGAGTGGACCGATTGTTGGGTAATCAACACCTCAGAGCAGAGCGGCCACTGTTCTACTGGGTGATGCTGCGGGCGTTGTTGGGCTCTTTGAAACATCCTTTAATCTTGGTCGACTTGTCTCGAATTGATGCCTCTGGCGACGCCTTTTTGTTGAGAGCTGCGGTCCCGTTTGCGGGACGCTCGTTTCCTATTTATGAAAGCGTTCATGAGCGCGAGAGTTGCCCCAAATATCAAAGTCGCCTGCTCAAAACGTTGGCTGCATTACTACCTGAAGGATGCGTTCCAGTCCTGGTCACTGATGCAGGTTTCCGGCGCCCCTGGATGAAGGCCGTATCGGCGCAGGGCTGGTATTACGTGGCCCGCATACGAAATCGTGAGCTTTATCGTCGCGAAAAAAATGACTGGCAGCCTGTGAAGAATTTGTACGCTCTGGCCACCTCATCACCTAAGTCGTTAGGCCGTGTCGAGATGACGCGTAGCGCCCCTCACGTCATCGATTTGTACTGCGTCCGCCATTCAGCCAAGGGTCGCAAGCATCAACGCGTCACCGGCTCAATTGCCAGAAGCAAGCTCAGCCGGCAGTCTGCCAGACGTGAGCGTGAACCGTGGTTGCTTGCCAGCAACTTGAAGCAAGAGGAGTGGAATCCAGCAAGAGTCGTGGCGATTTATAAGCGCCGTATGCAGATCGAAGAAGGCTTCCGAGACGTAAAAAGTGAGCACCTGGGATTGGGCCTGAATCTGCATCGAAGCCATTGTCCAAAGCGCATCGAAGTGTTGTTGTTGATTGCCGCTTTGGCTAACTACCTCATCTTCTTAACGGGGTTGCAGGCACGGGAAAATCAATTGGAGCGGCGCTATCAAAGCAACACCCTCAAAGAGAGGCGAGTACTTTCATTGTGGCGTTTAGGTTTGGAATACTGGCGCAGTTGCACCGATTTTGGTGGCCGAGAACACTTGGAAATATTGGAGCATGCTCTGCGTGATGAGGTGCATCATCAGGCGCAGAGCTTGGAGTAA
- a CDS encoding pentapeptide repeat-containing protein, which translates to MITVRFEAGDCLELSIETFVGAHLKGISFHRAIFEGLDFSKADFTGCDLRNSVFYFSVLNDARMINVSLVNAILIGSKMRGVNLSGSLLMCSDFSKVDFSLASLKGATVVGGTFETLSFQVRTSLLSGWISVIWRGLRTMIKLYGRRVSIPKNMV; encoded by the coding sequence ATGATTACAGTAAGGTTTGAGGCAGGTGACTGCCTAGAGCTTTCTATTGAAACCTTTGTTGGTGCGCATCTTAAAGGTATTAGTTTTCATCGTGCGATATTTGAGGGCTTAGATTTTAGTAAGGCCGACTTTACAGGTTGTGATTTGAGGAATTCTGTATTTTATTTTTCTGTATTGAATGATGCGAGAATGATAAATGTTTCATTGGTTAATGCGATATTGATCGGATCCAAAATGAGAGGGGTTAACCTTTCTGGATCTTTACTTATGTGTTCTGATTTCTCTAAGGTTGACTTTAGCCTGGCAAGCTTAAAAGGTGCCACCGTAGTTGGGGGGACTTTCGAGACGTTGAGTTTTCAGGTGCGGACGTCACTGTTGTCGGGCTGGATCAGTGTAATCTGGAGGGGGCTTCGTACGATGATCAAACTATATGGCCGGAGAGTTTCAATCCCGAAGAACATGGTTTAA
- a CDS encoding YceI family protein — protein sequence MKRRTHPVVMLALVVGWFSNAQAVEYKDVNRTASQISFTFQQFGQRVYGTFSDFEGSLTFDTQKPEAAHALLKIQLASIDAGSQDANTQLQQPAWFDTAAYPVGVYESNGARALGGNRYRITGNLTIKGITRPVNIEVVLKEQSGIGVFDGEFILNRDDFKIGEGEWAGNSVVSNGINIKFKMVAPQR from the coding sequence ATGAAGCGTCGAACGCACCCGGTCGTCATGCTGGCTCTGGTTGTGGGTTGGTTTTCCAATGCCCAGGCCGTGGAGTACAAAGACGTCAACCGCACGGCCAGCCAGATCAGCTTTACCTTCCAGCAATTCGGGCAGCGGGTGTACGGCACCTTCAGCGACTTTGAGGGCAGCCTGACCTTCGATACGCAAAAGCCCGAGGCGGCGCACGCATTGCTGAAGATCCAGCTCGCCAGTATCGATGCCGGCAGCCAGGACGCCAACACCCAGTTGCAGCAACCGGCGTGGTTCGACACCGCAGCCTATCCGGTGGGCGTGTATGAATCCAACGGTGCCCGCGCGCTGGGGGGCAACCGCTACAGGATCACCGGCAACCTGACGATCAAGGGCATTACGCGGCCGGTCAATATTGAGGTCGTGCTCAAGGAGCAAAGCGGTATCGGCGTGTTCGACGGTGAGTTCATCCTCAACCGCGACGACTTCAAAATTGGTGAGGGCGAGTGGGCCGGCAACAGCGTGGTGTCCAACGGCATCAACATCAAATTCAAGATGGTCGCGCCACAACGCTAG